In Leptospira fletcheri, the genomic window TTCCAAAAAAGATGAGAAAGACGGCAACCTAACGATCTCATCCTTTTTGGGCATCGTCTCTCTCGGTATTTATTTCCTACGGATCTATCTAGAAGAGTCGGCATTACAAAAGGGGGGGGCGGCTCCGGTTTGGATCTCTCCGGTCCGGGAGTTCCTCCTCGTGATATTAGTGCTCTTCGTTTTGGGAAATTTCTTTTTAGGAATGTTAAGAGAATGGGAACGGGAATCTCTGAGCGCCCAATCCTCTTTGAAATCTTCCAAGCAAGGCATGATCCGCGATTTTCTACTCGGAACCGGGATTTTACTTTTGATCGTCGTACTGGCCAACTATATCGCGACGATCCGAAACCATAACTTCGATCTGAGTTCCCACGGGCAGTTTTCGTTTTCTCTGGAAGCCAAAAAACTCCTGAAACAAATTCCCGAAGGGGAAGTGGACGTGGTCGCTTTTTATCCTCGACCCTTAGAAAATGCTCCTGCTTCCGACAAAGCCAGTTCGCTGTCCTTGCGTAGAATCCGTCCCGATCTGGAAATCCTGTTGGGGCAATTAGCGTCGATTCATGCCTCCTATAAAGTCCGTTTTATCAACGCGGATGTGGAATTGGACGAGCTTACGGAATTCGGTCAGGTCTCTAACGGAACCGTGCTGGTTCGTTTTAAAAAGAAAGGGGCCGTCGCGACCGACAAAGCCCCCGAGCAAAAAATCAGCGTGAAGGACAAATCGGACCTCGAGGAATTCGAGAGAAAGTTCGTCCAAGCCGTCGTTAACGTCACGACCAAAGAAAGAAAGGTCTATTTTACGGAATCCAACGGGGAAAGATACTCTCAGGTTTTTCAGAACCTTCCCAACGAAAGACTGAATCGCCTGACTTCCGGTTTGGCATTTTTGAACTTCAAAGTGAGCGCTCTCAGTTTCAAGGAAGGTTGGCCTCCGAAAGTTCCCAACGACACGGATATTTTAGTGATCGCAGGACCAACCGTGCCTTTCGGCCCCGAAGCTAGGGTGGCCGTTTTGGATTTCGTGAAAAAGAAAAACGGAAAAGTTATGATTACGGTCGAACCCAAAGGGGGAGAATCCTTCGATTGGCTCTTGGAAGAAGCGGGATACCGATTCGTAAAAACCGGCTTTTCTCAAATTCCCTCTCAGCCCGGAGTAATCGTAACGAAGGCCTTTCGAAAACATCCGATAGAAGAGACTCTTTCCAAAAAGGACTTGGGCGTGGTATTTCCGTACGCGGGTTATTTCGAAGCGAAGACTTCCGAAGGCAATCAAAAACAGTTCGACGCTTTCCCCCTTTTGGATAGCGGAGGAGACGCCTACTTGGATCCCAACCAAAACGGGAAGCAGGATCCGGGAGAGGAAAAGAAGAATGCTCCGGTCGCGTTGGTTTTGCAA contains:
- a CDS encoding Gldg family protein, which translates into the protein MKNELLRRVLSWGSTLGLLLFFPIYDSLTSFGARLGFTLFVLALLGAAGILRYFPSKKDEKDGNLTISSFLGIVSLGIYFLRIYLEESALQKGGAAPVWISPVREFLLVILVLFVLGNFFLGMLREWERESLSAQSSLKSSKQGMIRDFLLGTGILLLIVVLANYIATIRNHNFDLSSHGQFSFSLEAKKLLKQIPEGEVDVVAFYPRPLENAPASDKASSLSLRRIRPDLEILLGQLASIHASYKVRFINADVELDELTEFGQVSNGTVLVRFKKKGAVATDKAPEQKISVKDKSDLEEFERKFVQAVVNVTTKERKVYFTESNGERYSQVFQNLPNERLNRLTSGLAFLNFKVSALSFKEGWPPKVPNDTDILVIAGPTVPFGPEARVAVLDFVKKKNGKVMITVEPKGGESFDWLLEEAGYRFVKTGFSQIPSQPGVIVTKAFRKHPIEETLSKKDLGVVFPYAGYFEAKTSEGNQKQFDAFPLLDSGGDAYLDPNQNGKQDPGEEKKNAPVALVLQTFVKGRNSPADMVPGAPPIPSVPNPAEGEERGRVVIYSGTSWLTDQYLPFAANYELASASATWMHQSLSLPSIPPRKEEVQSVSLTDGQKRAVWILGMFVFPGLIAGLGSIYVIRRRRIGRKDED